A portion of the Elephas maximus indicus isolate mEleMax1 chromosome 13, mEleMax1 primary haplotype, whole genome shotgun sequence genome contains these proteins:
- the NDN gene encoding necdin, protein MSEQSKDLGYSRFAAEASHAEVCISPGVPMEGPPPASQAATLGEPQSLPFSPMDAPQASPSPQALSDEGDMRALLLEEEEDCACQAQSAAQAQPGLAPPTPAQLVQKAHELMWYVLVKDQRKMVIWFPDIVKDVIGSYKKWCRSILKRTSIILARVFGLHLRLTNLHTMEFSLVKALEPEELDRMALSNHMPMTGLLLMILSLIYVKGRGARESAVWNVLRILGLRPWRKHSTFADVRKVITEEFVQQNYLKYQRVPYVEPPEYEFFWGPRACREITKMQIMEFLSRVFKKDPQAWPSRYREALQEARALREAETIAHAFRSSISED, encoded by the coding sequence ATGTCGGAACAAAGTAAGGATCTGGGCTACTCCAGGTTTGCAGCCGAGGCTTCCCATGCCGAGGTGTGCATTAGCCCTGGGGTCCCCATGGAGGGTCCGCCGCCAGCCTCTCAGGCCGCCACCCTCGGAGAGCCGCAGAGCCTCCCTTTTAGCCCGATGGACGCCCCCCAGGCTTCGCCTTCGCCCCAGGCCCTAAGCGACGAGGGGGACATGAGGGCTCTGTtgctggaggaggaagaagacTGCGCCTGCCAGGCCCAGAGCGCGGCCCAGGCCCAGCCAGGCCTGGCGCCACCGACCCCTGCTCAGCTGGTGCAGAAGGCTCACGAGCTCATGTGGTACGTGCTTGTCAAGGACCAGAGGAAGATGGTCATCTGGTTCCCAGACATAGTGAAGGATGTCATCGGAAGCTACAAGAAATGGTGCAGAAGCATTCTCAAACGCACCAGCATCATCCTCGCCCGAGTGTTCGGGCTGCACCTGAGGCTGACCAACCTGCACACGATGGAGTTCTCGCTGGTGAAGGCGCTGGAGCCGGAGGAGCTGGACAGGATGGCGTTGAGCAACCACATGCCCATGACAGGTCTCCTGCTGATGATTCTTAGCCTCATCTACGTGAAGGGCCGCGGTGCCAGAGAGAGCGCGGTCTGGAACGTGCTGCGCATCCTGGGGCTGCGGCCCTGGAGGAAGCACTCCACCTTTGCGGATGTGAGGAAGGTCATCACGGAGGAGTTTGTTCAGCAGAATTACCTGAAGTACCAACGCGTTCCATACGTTGAGCCACCCGAGTATGAGTTCTTCTGGGGCCCCAGAGCTTGCCGTGAAATTACCAAGATGCAGATCATGGAGTTCCTGTCTAGGGTCTTTAAGAAAGACCCCCAGGCCTGGCCTTCCCGGTACAGAGAAGCTCTCCAGGAGGCCAGAGCCCTGCGGGAGGCTGAGACCATTGCCCACGCCTTCCGCAGCAGTATTTCCGAGGACTAG